GCGACTCACGCCCCCGGTGCGGATCTTGGCCCGCGCTCCCGAATCCCGCAGCACCGGCATCCAGGGCGCGGGATCCTCGTTCCACGGGAGCTCGCAGAAGACCTCGACCGCACCGCCCACCGCCTCGGTCACGGCGGCGACCGCCTCGGCGTCGGCGGGACGGAACTCCAGGGCCACGACCTCGTAACGGCCGGGATGCCGGTCGACGAAGTCCTGCACGCGCTCGAGGTCGGCCAGGGGATCGGGGCCGAGCAGCACGCTGAGCGACCACAGTCCCGGTGCTCCGATCGAGTCCCGGCTGGCCTGCAGCTCGTCGAGGCGGCCGGCGGGCACGACGAGGCCGGCCAGCATCCAGGCCGCCTCGCCGTCACGCTGGCGCGCGTACTCGGCCACGGCATCGTCCATCGGCAGCGCCGACGGCGGGAAGAGCCCCGCGTAGTCGACGATCCCGGCCAGCAACTGACGTCCTCGGTTCACGGGATCCACCCCCCTCCGAGTGATCTCGGGTCGGCCACGTTCCCGGGCCGCGGACCGCACAGTGTAGCGGTCCGCGGGACCGGTGCCCAGGGTGCGCCTCGGCTGGCATCCGGGCCACCTTGTGATAAGGTGTCGGGCACCTTCGACGCCCCCGAAACGACTTTCTCGCCCAGCCCATTGGAGCCCAGTCGTGACCGAGAACCCACTGAACCTCAAGCGTCTGCACCACGCCGAGTTCTGGGTGGGCAACGCCAAACAGGCCGCCTTCTACTACAACCGTGCCTTCGGCTTCTCACAGACGGCCTACAGCGGCCTCGAGACGGGAGTGCGCGATCGCGCCAGCTACGTCATGGAGCAGAACCAGGTCCGGTTCGTCCTGAGCACGCCACTGACGTCGGACGACGAGATGAGCCGGCACCTGGCGAAGCACGGCGACGGAGTCCGCGACCTGGCCTTCGAGGTCGAGAACGCGGACTTCGCCCTCGAGGAAGCCGTGCGCCGCGGTGCCGAGCCGGCCATCGAACCACACACCGTGAGCGACGAGAACGGATCGGCCCGTCACAGTGCCATCAAGACCTACGGCGACACCATCCACAGCTTCTGGGATCTCAAGGACTACAACGGCCCGTTCCTGCCCCGGTTCCGGGCGAAGCACGTCGCGGGCGAATCGGTGGGCATCGGGATCATCGACCACTGCGTGGGCAACGTCGAGCTGGGCAAGATGGACTTCTGGGCCAACTGGTACCGCGACGTCATGGGCTTCGAGCGCTACCTGACCTTCGACGACGAAGACATCTCGACGGAGTACTCCGCGCTGATGTCGATCGTCATGAGCCAGGACGGCGCTTCGATCAAGTTTCCCATCAACGAACCGGCCGAGGGCAAGAAGAAGAGCCAGATCGAGGAGTATCTCGACTTCTACGAAGGACCTGGTGTCCAGCACGTGGCCCTGCTCACCAAGGACATCATCGACACCGTGGGCAAGCTGCGGGCGAACGGAGTGCAGTTCCTGTCGCTACCCGACAGCTACTACGACCTCGTGCGCGAGCGCGTGGGGGACGTGGTGAAGGAGGACTGGCAGAAGCTCCAGGAACTCGGCATCCTCATCGACGCCGACGACGAGGGCTACCTGCTGCAGCTCTTCACCCAGCCGGTCGAGGACCGTCCCACCTTGTTCTTCGAGATCATCCAGCGCCGCGGCAGTCGGGGGTTCGGCAAGGGGAACTTCAGGGCCCTGTTCGAGTCGATCGAGCGCGAGCAGGCGCTGCGCGGCAACCTGTAGCGGGAGCGGCCATGCCCTTCTACCACCGTCTCGGACAGCTGCCGCCCAAGCGCCATCAGGCGATGGAGAAGCCGGGCGGCGGGATGCACTTCGAGCAGCTCATGGGCAACAAGGGCTTCGTGGGCCCGTCGACGCTCATGTACCACCTCCACTACCCCACCGAGGTCCGCGACATCCGCAGCCGCGGCGACCGGCGTCTCGTTGCGACCGAAGAGCGCGAACTGCGCCCGCGCCATCTGCGGACCAGCGGCCTGAGCGATGGCGGAAGCATGGTCCTCGACCGCGTCCCGTTGCTGTTCAACGCCGACTGCGCGCTCTATCACGCGCGCCCCGACTCCGACGACGACTTCTTCTATCGCAACGGCCAGGCCGACGAACTCGTCTACGTCGCCACCGGCGAGGGTAGCCTCCACTCGCAGATGGGCGCGATCGCCGTGCGCGCCGGCGACTACGTGGTCGTCCCCCGGGGTATCGTCCACCAGTGGCGATTCCGCGGCGAAGCACCACGTCTGTTGATCACCGAGAGCCGTGGCTACGTGCGCACGCCCGAACGCTACCGCAACGAGTTCGGTCAGCTGATCGAGGGGGCCCCGTACGGGGAGCGCGACTTCCGACGACCCGAGGAGCTCGAGACCTTCGACGAAAAGGGCGATTTTCCGGTGGTCACCAAGCAAGACGACCACCTGACCGAGTTCGTCCTCGACCACCACCCCTTCGATGTCGTGGGCTGGGACGGCTATTACTACCCGTTCGCCTTCTCGATCCACGACTTCGAACCGAAGGTCGGCGCATACCATCTACCACCGCCCGTGCACCAGACCTTCGAGGGCGACGGCTTCGTGATCTGCAGCTTCTGTCCGCGCCCCTACGACTTCGGTGACGGCGCCGTGCCGGCCCCGTACTTCCACAGCAACGTGTGGAGCGACGAGGTCATCTACTACGCCAGCCAGGAGTTCATGAGCCGCAAGGGCATCGAGTTCGGATCGATCACCCTGCATCCCGACGGTCTCCCCCACGGTCCGCAGCCGGGACGCATGGAGGCGTCGATCGGTGCGAAGTGGGCCGACGAGCTGGCGGTGATGGTCGACACCTTCCGGCCGCTCCGTCTGGCCGTCGAAGCCCGCGAGGTCGAGGACCGCGACTACTGGAAGAGCTGGCAGTCGGCGGAGTGAACTCAGAAGAGGTCGCGCGGCGGCGGAGGTGCGTCGACAGGCGTGCCGAAGGGTGCGATCGGAGACCGACCGCGGACCTCCAGGAAGTGGCGCAGCGCCCAGGTGTTCGTGGGAAAGGCGAGATCGTCCCATGGGATCTCGTCGGCGGTGAACAGGCGTGCCTCGATGGACTCGGGGCCCGGATCGATCGTCGACTCCAGCATGCGGCCCCGGTACACGAGATGCACCTGACCGATGTGCGACAGGGAATAGACGGCGAGCAGGTCGTCCACGGCGATCCGTGCGCCCGTCTCCTCCAGGGTCTCGCGAATGGCGCCCGCCTCGGTGGATTCGCCGACCTCCATGAAGCCACCGGGAACCGTCCAGTAGCCCACCCGCGGTTCGATCGCGCGGCGGCAGAGCAGGATCCCGTCGTCCCACGTCGCCAGCGCGCCCACGACCAGACGCGGGTTCTCGTAGTGGATCCACCCGCAGGACCGGCAGACCATGCGCTCGCGGTCGTCGTCGTCGGGGACTCGACGCTCGAAGTCGGGATTGCGGTCGGATGAAACCATGAACGATCCGGGGAAGCGGGAAGTCCCAACGGTAGGCCCAGCCGTACTCGGCAACAAGCCCGCGCGCCGCATCGCGCTGCTGGCGGCGGGGCCGGTCGCCTGGGCGGCGAGCGCGGCCCTGGGATCGGCGGCACCGGGTCTCGTGGAGTCGCTCTACGGAGGTTCCCTCGGTGCCGCCGTGGGCTTCGCGCTGGCCCGCGCCACCGGCTGGATTCCCGTCTCGGTCGCCGAGGTCCTCCTGGCAGGCTTCGTCGTGGCCGAACTGGCCCGTCTGGCCGAGGGGCTGCGGCGATCGCCGCGTTCCCGCCGCCTGGCACGGGCAGTGGTCCTCGTGGCCCGCGATCTCAGCGTGGTCGTGGCTCTGTTCTACGTGGTGTGGGGGTTCCACTACGCGCGCCCCACCCTACCCGAGCGCGCGGGCTGGCCGACCCCCGAGGTCGACCTCGCGGGGCGCGTCGCCCTCGCCGAGGCTGCGGTCGACCGCGTCAACGCGCTGTACGTGCGCCTGCACGGCACCGAGGACGCCGGCCGTCCGACCGCTGCCCCGACCGATCTCGCCGCCCTGGACCGGGCGCTGGAGATCTCGTGGCGCGCGATCCCCGACCGTGTCGGTCTCCCCGAGACCGCGGGCTGGGACCGCGGACCGGTCAAACCCCTGCTGATCTCGCCGCTCCTGCACCGACTGGGACTGTCGGGGTTCTACTTCCCGTTCACCGGCGAGGCCAACGTCAACGACGACGTGCCGATCGTCCAGCGTGCCCGCGTGATGTCCCACGAGAAGGCCCACCAGCGGGGTGTCGGTCCCGAGGACGAGGCGAACTTCCTGGGTTGGCTCGCCGCGGCCACGGCCGACCACCTGCACGCCCGCTACGCCGCCGCCAGCTTCGCGTCGCGCCAGCTCATCCGGACGCTGCCCGGCGAAGAGAGAGAGCGGCTGGTGGCGCGTCGGGTGGCGGGCGTCCAGCGCGACGTGAACGACCTCTACGCCTACTGGGTGGCTGCACGCGGACCGGCGCGAACCCTGAGCCGCCGCGTCAACCACGCCTACCTGCGCAGCAACCGCGTCGCAGGCGGCGTGGACAGCTACGGCCGCAGCGTCCGTCTCCTGTTGGCCTACGCCGCGCTGCGCGGCGACCTGGACGTCGCAGCCGAACCGCCGACTCCTTCTGGACCCCGCTGAACCCCGGAGATCCAATGCCCCGTGCACCGCAAACGGCCGCTCGCCTCGAGGGAATCGGAGGCTCGGTCTTCGAGCGCCTCCTCCCACGCATCCGCGAACGGACTCCGCGACCGACCCGACTCCACATCGGCGACGCCGCCGACCCACCCGCCTACGAACTTCCCTTGGACCCGGACTTCCGCGAGGATCGCGCCCACTGGTTCCAGTACCCCAACACCGCCGGGATCGGGCGACTGCGCCGGGCGCTCGCCGACCACCACCGCAGCGTGCACGGTCTCGACACCGAACCCGATCAGATTCTCGTGACGAGCGGTGCGACGAATGCCCTGTCGTCGGCGCTGCAGGCGCTGGTCGACCCGGGGGACGAAGTGATCGTCCCGACCCCCTCCTGGCCCTTCTTCCGGGGCATGGTGCGCATGTCCGGTGGCGTGGTCCGCGAGGTCCCCTTCTACACCACCGAGGTCCGCACCGACGGCCTGCAGCGGATCGAGGCCACGATCGGCGAGCGAACCGCGGCTCTGTACCTGAACACGCCGAACAATCCTTCGTCACGCGTGCTCGACGCGGCCACCCGACGAGCGATCCTCGAGATCGCCGAGCGCCACGACCTGTGGGTGATCAGCGACGAGGCCTATGACGGCATGGCCTACGACGGACGGGCCACGCATCCGCTGTCCCTGTACTCCGCACGGCCCGAGAACGTCCTGTCGGTCTACACATTCTCCAAGATCTTCCGGTTCGCCGGCCTGCGCCTGGGCTGGATCCGGGCCGCCGCGCCGGTGATCCGGTCGGTGGACCGTGCCCTCGTCCACTCGGTCTACTCGGCGTCGTCCCTGGCGCAGGAACTCGTTCTGGACCCGGTGCGGCAGTTCACACGCTGGTCCGCCGGGGTCTCCGCCGACCTGCAGTCGCGCCGCGACCTGTTCCTGGGGACGCTCGACCTTCCGGTGGAGCCGTGCGAGGGGACGTACTTCGCGTTCCTCGACGCCGCACCTTTCTGCCGCCGTGGGCGCAACCCCGAAGACCTGATCGTCGAATGCCTGGACGCGGGGGTGCTGGTCGCGCCGGGTAGCGACTTCGGCACCGACTACGGATCCTGGATCCGTGCCTGTTTCGCCGCCGAGTCGCGGGACGCGGTCGAGGACGCCGCCCGGCGCCTGCGCCGGGTCCTGGCGGGCTGAGGCCGGTCGATCCCGCGCACTCCTCCCAGGAGGTCTGCCGTGACCCACATGATCGCCCCCGTGTTCCCGCTGCCCTCCTACTTCCTGTTCCCGGGGGCCGCCTCGCCGCTGCGCGTCTTCGAGCCCCGCTACCGGCAGATGGTCGAGGACCTCCTCGACGGACCCGGGCGCCTGGTGATGGCCTGCGTCGATCCCGCGCACGTCCACGAAATGGCCAGCGACCCGCCGGTCCTCGACACCGGCGGACTGGGCGAGATCGCGCGCCACCGGCGGCTGCCCAATGGCGAGTACCTGATCTGGGTCGTCGGCCTCGGCCGGGTCCGGATCGAGGAGGTCGAGTCCGACCGGCTGTACCGCCGGGCGAAGGCCCACCTGCTGGAAGATGACGACGAAGAGGCGGAGATCGCGGACCTCGGACTGTCGCTGCAGCTCCGCGATGCGATCGCCGAGCACAGCGAAGAGGATCTGGAGCTTCCGGACGAAGCACCCATCGGCTTCCTGGCCGACGTGCTGGCCCAGTGCCTGCCCCTCCCGGTTCCGCGGCTTCGCGAGTGCTTCGAGGAGCTCGATCCCCGACGGCGGGCCGACCTCGTGCTCGACGAACACCGCCTGCGTGGCACGTCGCCCGAGTGAAGCACGGCGAGACCAGTGCAGCCGGGATTCCGCCGGTACAGAGGTGATTCGCACTTCGTCGGATTCCTGTCGGGTGCTAGACTCGCCGGAATCTCGAAAATCACCATCCGTTCCGGCTGTTCCGGCCCCGTCCCGGCAGGTCCTCCGTTGAACGACGATCGTCTTCGCCCCCGGCATCCGATCCAGGTCGCCGCCCGCCGTGCCGGCCTGAACCCCGCCCTCCTCCGTGCCTGGGAACGCCGCTACCAGGCGGTCCGTCCCTCGCGCAGCGAGACCCGGCAACGCCTCTATTCCGACCAGGACGTCGAGCGTCTCCGCCGTCTGCGGATCGTGACCGACGCGGGACGTCGGATCAGCGAGGTCGCCGCGCTCGGCGACGAGCAACTGGCTGCCCTCCTGACCGAGGACGCCGTCCAGCACCGGGCCCTGACCCCGGCCGGGGTTCCGGGTCGACCCTCGCTCGAGCAGCTGCTCGGACGCGCTCGCGCGCGCGTCCGCGACCGCGACGAGCGCGGCCTCCGCCGCGAGCTCGAACGCGCCGTTCTTCTCTACGATCCGCTGCTGTTCCTCGACGAGGTACTCGGCGCGCTCGTGGAGCGCGGGGGATCTGCGTGGGCCGACCGCACCCTCGACCCGAGCCACGAGCACGTCACCAGCATCGTCGTCCGGACCCTGCTGGAAGACCTTCTGGTGCGCCTCCAGCCCGATCACCCGCGAGCACGGGTCGCCGTGGCCGTCCCTGCCGGCGAGCGTCACGAACTCGGCGGATTCGCGCTCTCGGTGGCCCTGGCGGTGTGCGGCTGCGACGGCCTGCGCCTCGGAGCCGAACTGCCCCCGAACACGATCGTCCGCCTCGCCCACGAGCAGTCCGTGGAGGCGGTCGCCCTCTCCGTGACGTGGGAGGGCGACACCCGCCGTCTCGAAGAGGAGCTCCTCGATCTGCGCCGGGCGCTGGACCCTTCCGTCCAGATGATCGTCGGGGGATGGGGCAGTCGGCGTCTCGAGCGGGTGATCGAGCGGATCGGCGCCGTCGCTCCGACCCGGCTGCAGGAGCTGCCCCGGGCGATCGATCGTATGCTGGACCATGCCCAGGAACGCCGCCCCCGTCGCGACGAGTTCGATGACCAATCCATCGCCAGCTGATCCCCTCGGCCAGCATGCGATCGCATTCTTCAGGGCCCTGTCGGTTCACCGCCTCGACCTCGTCGACGATTTCTACGCCGTCGACGTCCACTTCGAGGATCCCATGGTGAGCCTCGACGGCCGCGACCGGATGCGCTCCTATTACGCACAGGTCTACCGCAACGACCCGGCCCTGCGCTGGGAATTCCCCGAGGTGATCGGCGATCCCCCCTCCCGATCGCGCGGTATGGTCTGGATCATGCACATGCAGGTCGACGGCCTGAACGGGGGCCGGCCGATCTCGGTGCCGGGAATGTCGCGGCTGATCTTCGACGACGACG
The Candidatus Krumholzibacteriia bacterium DNA segment above includes these coding regions:
- a CDS encoding LON peptidase substrate-binding domain-containing protein; this translates as MIAPVFPLPSYFLFPGAASPLRVFEPRYRQMVEDLLDGPGRLVMACVDPAHVHEMASDPPVLDTGGLGEIARHRRLPNGEYLIWVVGLGRVRIEEVESDRLYRRAKAHLLEDDDEEAEIADLGLSLQLRDAIAEHSEEDLELPDEAPIGFLADVLAQCLPLPVPRLRECFEELDPRRRADLVLDEHRLRGTSPE
- a CDS encoding NUDIX hydrolase, giving the protein MVSSDRNPDFERRVPDDDDRERMVCRSCGWIHYENPRLVVGALATWDDGILLCRRAIEPRVGYWTVPGGFMEVGESTEAGAIRETLEETGARIAVDDLLAVYSLSHIGQVHLVYRGRMLESTIDPGPESIEARLFTADEIPWDDLAFPTNTWALRHFLEVRGRSPIAPFGTPVDAPPPPRDLF
- a CDS encoding DUF3810 domain-containing protein, which translates into the protein MNDPGKREVPTVGPAVLGNKPARRIALLAAGPVAWAASAALGSAAPGLVESLYGGSLGAAVGFALARATGWIPVSVAEVLLAGFVVAELARLAEGLRRSPRSRRLARAVVLVARDLSVVVALFYVVWGFHYARPTLPERAGWPTPEVDLAGRVALAEAAVDRVNALYVRLHGTEDAGRPTAAPTDLAALDRALEISWRAIPDRVGLPETAGWDRGPVKPLLISPLLHRLGLSGFYFPFTGEANVNDDVPIVQRARVMSHEKAHQRGVGPEDEANFLGWLAAATADHLHARYAAASFASRQLIRTLPGEERERLVARRVAGVQRDVNDLYAYWVAARGPARTLSRRVNHAYLRSNRVAGGVDSYGRSVRLLLAYAALRGDLDVAAEPPTPSGPR
- a CDS encoding nuclear transport factor 2 family protein encodes the protein MTNPSPADPLGQHAIAFFRALSVHRLDLVDDFYAVDVHFEDPMVSLDGRDRMRSYYAQVYRNDPALRWEFPEVIGDPPSRSRGMVWIMHMQVDGLNGGRPISVPGMSRLIFDDDDRCIFHRDYFDMGAFVYENVPVLRNVVGYVKKKLHGEF
- a CDS encoding MerR family transcriptional regulator, producing the protein MNDDRLRPRHPIQVAARRAGLNPALLRAWERRYQAVRPSRSETRQRLYSDQDVERLRRLRIVTDAGRRISEVAALGDEQLAALLTEDAVQHRALTPAGVPGRPSLEQLLGRARARVRDRDERGLRRELERAVLLYDPLLFLDEVLGALVERGGSAWADRTLDPSHEHVTSIVVRTLLEDLLVRLQPDHPRARVAVAVPAGERHELGGFALSVALAVCGCDGLRLGAELPPNTIVRLAHEQSVEAVALSVTWEGDTRRLEEELLDLRRALDPSVQMIVGGWGSRRLERVIERIGAVAPTRLQELPRAIDRMLDHAQERRPRRDEFDDQSIAS
- a CDS encoding homogentisate 1,2-dioxygenase — its product is MPFYHRLGQLPPKRHQAMEKPGGGMHFEQLMGNKGFVGPSTLMYHLHYPTEVRDIRSRGDRRLVATEERELRPRHLRTSGLSDGGSMVLDRVPLLFNADCALYHARPDSDDDFFYRNGQADELVYVATGEGSLHSQMGAIAVRAGDYVVVPRGIVHQWRFRGEAPRLLITESRGYVRTPERYRNEFGQLIEGAPYGERDFRRPEELETFDEKGDFPVVTKQDDHLTEFVLDHHPFDVVGWDGYYYPFAFSIHDFEPKVGAYHLPPPVHQTFEGDGFVICSFCPRPYDFGDGAVPAPYFHSNVWSDEVIYYASQEFMSRKGIEFGSITLHPDGLPHGPQPGRMEASIGAKWADELAVMVDTFRPLRLAVEAREVEDRDYWKSWQSAE
- a CDS encoding pyridoxal phosphate-dependent aminotransferase, with the protein product MPRAPQTAARLEGIGGSVFERLLPRIRERTPRPTRLHIGDAADPPAYELPLDPDFREDRAHWFQYPNTAGIGRLRRALADHHRSVHGLDTEPDQILVTSGATNALSSALQALVDPGDEVIVPTPSWPFFRGMVRMSGGVVREVPFYTTEVRTDGLQRIEATIGERTAALYLNTPNNPSSRVLDAATRRAILEIAERHDLWVISDEAYDGMAYDGRATHPLSLYSARPENVLSVYTFSKIFRFAGLRLGWIRAAAPVIRSVDRALVHSVYSASSLAQELVLDPVRQFTRWSAGVSADLQSRRDLFLGTLDLPVEPCEGTYFAFLDAAPFCRRGRNPEDLIVECLDAGVLVAPGSDFGTDYGSWIRACFAAESRDAVEDAARRLRRVLAG
- the hppD gene encoding 4-hydroxyphenylpyruvate dioxygenase gives rise to the protein MTENPLNLKRLHHAEFWVGNAKQAAFYYNRAFGFSQTAYSGLETGVRDRASYVMEQNQVRFVLSTPLTSDDEMSRHLAKHGDGVRDLAFEVENADFALEEAVRRGAEPAIEPHTVSDENGSARHSAIKTYGDTIHSFWDLKDYNGPFLPRFRAKHVAGESVGIGIIDHCVGNVELGKMDFWANWYRDVMGFERYLTFDDEDISTEYSALMSIVMSQDGASIKFPINEPAEGKKKSQIEEYLDFYEGPGVQHVALLTKDIIDTVGKLRANGVQFLSLPDSYYDLVRERVGDVVKEDWQKLQELGILIDADDEGYLLQLFTQPVEDRPTLFFEIIQRRGSRGFGKGNFRALFESIEREQALRGNL